The following are from one region of the Bradyrhizobium septentrionale genome:
- a CDS encoding thiamine pyrophosphate-binding protein, translating into MAAAEQASPQDKATWHGIVLQTLKRNEIKLVPYVPDRVLTTLIKNLHADPYFTTFPTAREEEAVGIVSGAWMAGMRGAVLMQTSGFATLANVLASLAVPYQIPLIMFVSERGTLGEFNYGQALVCRTMRPVLDSLAMEHHTITRLDELEFIADRSIKQAVATQAPVALILSPLLTGGKTFDK; encoded by the coding sequence ATGGCGGCCGCGGAACAAGCCTCGCCTCAGGACAAGGCTACCTGGCACGGCATCGTGCTGCAGACGCTGAAGCGGAACGAGATCAAGCTGGTGCCCTATGTGCCCGACCGGGTGCTGACCACGCTGATCAAGAACCTGCACGCCGATCCCTATTTCACGACGTTTCCGACCGCGCGCGAGGAAGAGGCCGTCGGCATCGTCTCCGGCGCCTGGATGGCGGGCATGCGCGGCGCGGTGCTGATGCAGACCTCGGGCTTTGCGACGCTCGCCAACGTGCTGGCCTCGCTCGCGGTGCCCTACCAGATCCCGCTGATCATGTTCGTCTCCGAGCGCGGCACGCTCGGCGAGTTCAATTACGGCCAGGCGCTGGTCTGCCGCACCATGCGCCCGGTCTTGGATTCGCTTGCGATGGAACATCACACCATCACCCGGCTCGACGAGCTCGAATTCATCGCCGACCGCTCGATCAAGCAGGCCGTCGCCACCCAGGCGCCGGTGGCGCTGATCCTCTCGCCGCTGTTGACCGGCGGCAAAACCTTCGACAAGTGA
- a CDS encoding Bug family tripartite tricarboxylate transporter substrate binding protein, whose product MAGWVWRTAIAAAAMVMAGFASAQPFPAKAVHILVPYPPGGGVDVLTRTLAEAVSKTWTQSIVVENRPGAGGVIASQAIATSAPDGYNLIMVASGHATNPFLYPKLPYDTFKDFSPISLLASSPNVLLVRADSPFKSVGDVIAAAKAKPGSLSFAHAGNGTSTQLAGELLKSLAKIDLNAIPYKGGAPAINDLLGGQIPMSFNNGPESVGQLQAGTVRALAVTTGSRAPFLPDVPSMSETVPGYDTEVWWGLIGPGGMPADLVAKISHDFVAAVNTEAVKERLGKLGAIPIGSTPETFVAKIRADYDKWGPIIKAAGMKAE is encoded by the coding sequence ATGGCCGGATGGGTCTGGCGGACCGCCATTGCGGCAGCGGCCATGGTGATGGCCGGCTTTGCGTCCGCGCAGCCGTTCCCGGCCAAGGCCGTTCACATTCTCGTCCCATATCCGCCCGGCGGCGGCGTCGATGTGCTGACGCGGACGCTGGCCGAAGCGGTGTCGAAGACCTGGACGCAGTCGATCGTGGTCGAGAACCGGCCCGGCGCCGGCGGGGTGATCGCCTCGCAGGCGATCGCGACCTCCGCGCCCGATGGCTACAATCTGATCATGGTGGCGAGCGGCCACGCCACCAATCCGTTCCTTTATCCAAAGCTGCCCTACGACACGTTCAAGGACTTTTCGCCGATCTCGCTCTTGGCGTCATCGCCGAACGTGCTGCTGGTGCGCGCGGACTCGCCGTTCAAATCGGTCGGCGACGTGATCGCCGCGGCGAAGGCAAAGCCCGGCAGTCTTTCTTTCGCCCATGCCGGCAACGGCACCTCGACCCAACTTGCCGGCGAGCTGCTCAAGAGCCTTGCGAAGATCGATCTCAACGCGATCCCCTACAAGGGCGGCGCGCCCGCGATCAACGACCTGCTTGGCGGGCAAATTCCGATGTCGTTCAACAACGGGCCGGAATCGGTCGGGCAATTGCAGGCCGGCACGGTTCGCGCGCTGGCGGTGACGACGGGCTCGCGCGCGCCGTTCCTGCCTGACGTGCCCAGCATGTCGGAGACCGTGCCGGGCTACGACACCGAGGTGTGGTGGGGCCTGATCGGCCCTGGCGGCATGCCCGCCGATCTCGTCGCAAAAATCTCGCACGATTTCGTCGCGGCGGTTAACACCGAGGCCGTGAAGGAGCGTCTCGGCAAGCTCGGCGCGATCCCGATCGGCTCGACGCCGGAGACATTCGTCGCCAAGATCAGGGCCGACTACGACAAATGGGGGCCGATCATCAAGGCCGCCGGCATGAAAGCGGAGTGA
- a CDS encoding amidohydrolase family protein, protein MAASEIPACLPPRPVTPPREKLPPKACDTHAHVFGPADRFPYATDRSYTPPDAPLATYLGMLDALGFSRGVLVQGSAHGHDNSAMLDALQREPARLRGVAVADADVAAGTLRQWHVLGVRGLRFNHLFRAGQLHYRGGIPLGVAETHAAVMAELGWHLQLWIDVKDLPDTIPTLKALGLPVVVDHMGRTDAAAGINTEGFQSLLRAVGEGWCWAKLSGAHRLSQRAPDYPDARPFHEALVAANSERLVWGGDWPHPRVEGEMPDAGHLLTLFQEWTPEATTRHRILVDNPAKLYGFPN, encoded by the coding sequence ATGGCTGCGTCAGAGATTCCCGCCTGCCTGCCGCCGCGTCCGGTGACGCCGCCCAGAGAGAAGTTGCCGCCGAAGGCCTGCGATACCCATGCGCATGTGTTCGGCCCGGCGGACCGCTTTCCCTATGCCACTGATCGCAGCTACACGCCGCCGGACGCGCCGCTCGCGACCTATCTCGGCATGCTCGATGCGCTCGGTTTCAGCCGCGGCGTGCTGGTGCAGGGCAGCGCGCACGGCCACGACAATTCGGCGATGCTGGACGCGTTGCAGCGCGAGCCGGCGCGGCTGCGCGGCGTCGCGGTGGCCGATGCCGATGTCGCGGCGGGCACGCTGCGGCAATGGCATGTGCTCGGCGTCCGCGGCCTACGCTTCAACCATTTGTTCCGCGCCGGCCAGTTGCACTATCGCGGCGGCATTCCGCTCGGCGTCGCCGAGACGCACGCGGCTGTGATGGCCGAGCTCGGCTGGCATCTGCAACTCTGGATCGATGTGAAGGACTTGCCCGACACGATCCCGACGCTGAAGGCGCTCGGGCTGCCGGTCGTGGTCGATCACATGGGCCGCACCGATGCTGCCGCCGGCATCAACACCGAAGGCTTCCAGAGCCTGCTGCGCGCGGTCGGAGAGGGCTGGTGCTGGGCCAAGCTGTCCGGCGCGCATCGCCTGAGCCAGCGAGCGCCTGATTATCCGGATGCGCGGCCGTTCCACGAGGCGCTGGTCGCGGCCAACTCCGAGCGGCTGGTGTGGGGCGGTGACTGGCCGCATCCGCGGGTCGAGGGCGAGATGCCCGACGCCGGCCATCTGCTGACGCTGTTCCAGGAGTGGACGCCGGAAGCGACGACCCGGCACCGCATCCTCGTCGACAATCCCGCAAAACTCTATGGCTTCCCAAACTGA
- a CDS encoding hydroxyacid dehydrogenase, translating to MTVNNKRVFYVKYLAHEIYVDILKKRPDVRLDRLENETPEATFAPVLADAHAYQIGAARDELAPHFHAHAELLKRAPNLLIVSSNGAGFDPVDVDACTAAGVLVVNQSGGNANSVAEHALGMMLTLSKRIIQSDRRLRREANVNRNDLIGNELKEKTVGIVGLGNVGRRIAELCKGLLHMKVIAYDPYLTAEEMAKRGGEKVELDDLLRRADFVSISCPLDKNSRGMIGARQFALMQPHAYFVTTARGFIHDEKALEDALRDKRIAGAGLDVWDKEPPPPDHPLLQFDNVLASPHTAGVTREARMNMGRIAAEQILDALDGKRPPRIINPEVWPVYAKRFEKAFGFMPQ from the coding sequence ATGACCGTCAACAACAAGCGCGTGTTCTACGTCAAATACCTCGCCCACGAGATCTATGTCGACATCCTGAAGAAGCGGCCGGATGTGCGGCTCGATCGTTTGGAGAACGAGACGCCGGAGGCGACGTTCGCGCCTGTCCTCGCCGACGCGCATGCCTATCAGATCGGCGCGGCCCGCGACGAGCTGGCGCCGCACTTCCATGCCCATGCCGAGCTGTTGAAGCGCGCGCCGAACCTTTTGATCGTGTCGTCGAACGGCGCCGGGTTCGATCCCGTCGACGTCGATGCCTGCACGGCGGCGGGCGTGCTGGTGGTCAATCAGTCCGGCGGCAATGCCAATTCGGTCGCCGAGCACGCGCTCGGCATGATGCTGACGCTGTCGAAACGGATCATCCAGTCCGACCGCCGGCTGCGCCGCGAGGCCAACGTCAACCGCAACGACCTGATCGGCAACGAGCTGAAGGAGAAGACCGTCGGCATCGTCGGCCTCGGCAATGTCGGCCGCCGCATCGCCGAGCTGTGCAAGGGCCTGCTGCACATGAAGGTGATCGCCTACGATCCGTATCTCACGGCGGAGGAGATGGCGAAGCGGGGCGGGGAGAAGGTCGAGCTCGACGATCTCTTGCGCCGCGCCGATTTCGTCTCGATCTCCTGCCCGCTCGACAAGAACAGCCGCGGCATGATCGGCGCGCGCCAGTTCGCGCTGATGCAGCCGCACGCCTATTTCGTCACCACCGCGCGCGGCTTCATCCATGACGAGAAGGCGCTTGAGGATGCACTGCGCGACAAACGCATTGCCGGCGCCGGCCTCGACGTCTGGGACAAGGAGCCGCCGCCGCCGGATCATCCGCTCTTGCAGTTCGACAATGTGCTGGCAAGCCCGCACACCGCCGGCGTCACCCGCGAGGCGCGCATGAACATGGGACGGATCGCCGCCGAGCAGATCCTCGACGCACTCGACGGCAAGCGCCCGCCGCGCATCATCAATCCCGAAGTCTGGCCGGTTTACGCGAAGCGGTTCGAGAAGGCGTTCGGGTTCATGCCGCAGTAG
- a CDS encoding autotransporter outer membrane beta-barrel domain-containing protein: MGTFVVPDQHGVCARRTLAWLRAGLLATVALFVTGLPAAAQDATWVLNPTESGPNPGTADYNNVANWTPATVPIGTATFGVTNSSSLSFSASSTSVGGWTFNAGASAYTFTLGEVFFGRTLTFNGAGIVINGGSATINSITDHAPSEIQFLNASTAGSATINNSGTLSFSDSSSAGSATIVNDSFTGSAIGFSNTSTAGNAAITNNWTLQFGDNSTAGNASIRNNFFMDFFNASTAGNARIIENGFLVFHDTSTAGNATITNNGGSGMRFRDSSTAGNATIINNFDLAFVNSSTAGNATITTNSGGTTSIQDTASGGTARFILNGTGALDISGLTTGGTTAGSIEGGGNILLDANTLTVGGNDLSTTFSGVITPVSGVFSGTGGLIKVGTGTLTLTGINTYTGGTTFSSGTLSVSGDANLGDFSGRLIFDGGTLEVSGAGFTSSRAVQIGSNGGAVQADTGSLALSGVISDLGGATGAVTKTGNGTLVLSGNNTYSGGTIINAGMLQLSGAGTLGATSGTTTVNGGGTLDLGGTTQTQAALALAGGTLQNGLLNGAISSTGGTIDGLGGAASLDATAGTTLVLGTNTFTGGTTVTNATLTVNGSLSDPTIGAGGLLNGTGSVGDTTIQSGGAFAPGSGTPGTSMTVNGNLAFQSGALYLVAVNPSTASFANVSGAATLGGASVNATFANGSYISKQYTILSAGSVSGTFGTLTNVNLPANFSDTLSYDATHAYFNLALNFTPPPSAPNYGRGLSIKQQNVANTLVNYFNTTGGIPMVYGTLTPSGLTQASGELATGSQQTTFDAMNLFLGLLTDPFMNRNGGVASASGAPSYAEEGDTNAYAATRKTNAYAMFTKAPPIPFVPRWSVWAAGYGGSQSTSGNAVVGSNDTTSSVYGTAVGADYLFSPNTIAGFALAGGGTNFSVVNSGSGRSDLFQAGAYIRHTEGAAYVTAALAYGWQDITTNRTVTVAGIDQLRAEFNANTYSGRLEGGYRFAAPWTGGIGITPYAAGQFTTFDLPGYAEQALVGSSAFALTYGAKSVTDVRSELGIRTDKSFAMSDGVLTLRTRFAWAHDYDPDRSIAATFQALPGASFVVNGAAQASDSVLTTASIDMKWLNGWSAAATFEGEFSDVTSSYAGKGVVRYTW, encoded by the coding sequence GTGGGAACTTTTGTGGTGCCCGACCAGCACGGCGTGTGCGCGCGACGAACGCTGGCTTGGTTGCGTGCCGGGTTGCTCGCGACGGTGGCGCTATTCGTGACTGGCCTGCCGGCCGCGGCTCAGGACGCGACCTGGGTTCTCAACCCTACGGAAAGTGGACCCAACCCGGGGACGGCCGATTACAACAACGTCGCCAACTGGACACCGGCAACAGTACCGATCGGCACCGCCACATTCGGAGTGACGAACAGCTCAAGCCTGTCGTTTTCGGCGTCGAGCACCAGCGTCGGTGGCTGGACTTTCAATGCCGGGGCTTCAGCCTATACGTTTACCCTTGGCGAAGTATTCTTCGGTCGGACACTTACGTTCAATGGCGCCGGCATTGTTATCAACGGTGGCAGCGCAACCATCAACAGCATCACCGACCACGCGCCGTCCGAAATCCAATTCCTCAACGCGAGCACGGCCGGCAGCGCCACGATCAACAACAGCGGCACGCTCTCGTTCTCCGACAGCAGCTCGGCCGGCAGCGCCACCATCGTCAACGACAGCTTTACCGGCAGCGCAATAGGGTTCTCCAACACGAGCACGGCTGGCAACGCCGCCATCACCAATAATTGGACTCTCCAGTTCGGCGACAACAGCACGGCCGGCAATGCCAGCATCCGCAACAACTTCTTCATGGATTTCTTCAACGCGAGCACGGCGGGTAACGCCAGAATTATCGAGAACGGTTTTCTGGTCTTCCACGACACCAGCACGGCCGGCAACGCCACCATTACCAATAATGGCGGCAGCGGAATGAGGTTCCGGGATAGCAGCACGGCCGGCAATGCGACGATCATCAACAATTTCGATTTGGCTTTCGTGAATTCGAGCACGGCCGGCAACGCCACCATCACGACCAACAGCGGTGGCACGACTTCGATTCAGGACACGGCCAGCGGCGGCACCGCGCGCTTCATCCTGAACGGGACCGGTGCGCTCGACATTTCGGGCCTCACGACCGGCGGCACCACGGCCGGGTCGATCGAAGGGGGCGGCAACATCCTGCTCGACGCCAATACCCTGACGGTCGGCGGCAATGACCTCTCGACGACATTTTCCGGCGTTATCACTCCGGTTTCCGGCGTTTTCAGCGGGACCGGCGGGCTGATCAAGGTTGGCACCGGCACGCTGACGCTGACCGGAATCAACACGTATACGGGCGGGACGACCTTTTCATCAGGCACGCTCTCTGTTTCGGGGGATGCCAATCTTGGGGATTTCTCGGGACGATTGATTTTCGATGGCGGCACGCTGGAGGTCAGCGGCGCCGGCTTTACCTCGTCCCGTGCAGTCCAGATCGGGAGCAACGGAGGGGCGGTGCAGGCCGACACCGGCTCGCTCGCACTCTCCGGCGTGATCTCGGACTTGGGCGGCGCAACGGGTGCCGTCACCAAGACCGGCAACGGCACGCTGGTGCTGTCAGGGAACAACACCTACAGCGGCGGCACCATCATCAATGCGGGGATGCTGCAACTGTCCGGCGCCGGTACGCTGGGCGCGACGAGCGGAACGACGACCGTCAATGGTGGCGGTACGCTCGATCTCGGCGGCACCACGCAGACCCAGGCGGCGTTGGCGCTTGCCGGCGGCACGTTGCAGAACGGCTTGCTCAACGGCGCGATCAGCTCGACAGGCGGCACGATCGACGGCCTCGGTGGCGCTGCCAGCCTCGACGCGACCGCCGGCACGACGCTCGTGCTCGGCACCAACACCTTTACCGGCGGCACGACGGTGACCAATGCGACGCTGACGGTGAACGGCTCGCTCAGCGATCCGACCATCGGGGCCGGCGGCCTGCTCAACGGCACCGGCTCGGTCGGCGATACGACGATCCAGAGCGGCGGCGCATTCGCGCCGGGCTCCGGCACGCCGGGCACGTCGATGACGGTGAACGGCAATCTCGCGTTCCAGTCCGGCGCGCTCTATCTCGTCGCCGTCAATCCTTCGACCGCATCGTTTGCCAATGTCAGCGGGGCTGCGACGCTCGGCGGCGCCAGCGTCAACGCAACGTTCGCCAACGGCAGTTACATCTCCAAGCAATACACCATTCTGAGTGCCGGCAGCGTCAGCGGCACCTTCGGCACGCTTACCAACGTCAATCTGCCGGCAAATTTCAGCGACACGCTGAGCTACGACGCGACTCACGCCTATTTCAATCTGGCGCTGAATTTCACGCCGCCGCCATCCGCTCCGAACTACGGCCGCGGCCTGTCGATCAAGCAGCAGAACGTTGCCAACACGCTGGTCAATTACTTCAACACCACCGGCGGCATCCCGATGGTCTACGGCACGCTGACGCCATCGGGCCTGACGCAGGCCTCGGGTGAACTGGCAACCGGCTCGCAGCAGACCACGTTCGATGCCATGAACCTGTTCCTGGGGCTGCTGACCGATCCCTTCATGAACCGGAACGGTGGAGTAGCTTCGGCGTCGGGCGCGCCGAGCTATGCGGAGGAGGGCGATACAAACGCCTACGCGGCCACAAGAAAGACGAACGCCTACGCGATGTTCACCAAGGCGCCGCCGATACCGTTTGTGCCGCGCTGGAGCGTCTGGGCGGCGGGCTATGGTGGCTCGCAATCGACCAGCGGCAACGCCGTGGTCGGATCGAACGATACCACCAGCAGCGTGTACGGCACCGCTGTCGGCGCCGACTATCTGTTCTCGCCGAACACCATTGCGGGTTTTGCGCTGGCCGGTGGCGGCACCAACTTCTCCGTCGTCAACAGCGGCAGCGGCCGGTCCGATCTGTTCCAGGCCGGCGCCTATATCCGCCACACCGAAGGTGCGGCCTATGTCACCGCCGCGCTCGCCTATGGCTGGCAGGACATCACCACCAACCGCACCGTCACGGTCGCCGGCATCGACCAGCTCCGCGCCGAGTTCAATGCCAACACCTATTCCGGCCGCCTCGAAGGCGGCTATCGTTTCGCAGCACCCTGGACCGGCGGCATCGGCATCACGCCCTACGCCGCCGGCCAGTTTACGACCTTCGATCTGCCCGGCTATGCCGAGCAGGCCCTGGTCGGCTCATCCGCCTTCGCGCTCACTTACGGTGCGAAGAGCGTCACCGATGTCAGAAGCGAACTCGGCATCCGCACGGACAAGTCGTTTGCAATGTCCGATGGCGTGCTGACGCTGCGCACCCGGTTCGCCTGGGCGCATGATTATGATCCGGACCGCTCGATCGCCGCGACCTTCCAGGCGCTGCCCGGCGCGAGTTTCGTCGTCAATGGCGCGGCGCAGGCCTCCGACTCCGTGCTGACCACGGCATCGATCGACATGAAATGGCTGAACGGCTGGTCGGCCGCGGCAACCTTCGAGGGCGAATTCTCCGACGTCACCTCGTCCTACGCCGGCAAGGGCGTGGTGCGGTACACTTGGTGA
- the ilvD gene encoding dihydroxy-acid dehydratase, with amino-acid sequence MPAYRSRTTTHGRNMAGARGLWRATGMKNEDFGKPIIAVVNSFTQFVPGHVHLQNLGQLVAREIEKAGGVAKEFNTIAVDDGIAMGHDGMLYSLPSRELIADSVEYMVNAHCADAMVCISNCDKITPGMLMATLRLNIPTVFVSGGPMESGKILLKGKKRAVDLIDAMVAAADSNVSDEEVEVIERSACPTCGSCSGMFTANSMNCLTEALGLALPGNGSVLATHADRKSLFVEAGHLIVDLARRYYEQDDAKVLPRNIANFKSFENAMTLDIAMGGSTNTVLHLLAAAREGEVPFTMTDIDRLSRKVPVLCKVAPSVQDVHMEDVHHAGGIMAILGELDRARLLTTDGPTVHAATLDDALNRWDVVRTSSDKVRNFYRAAPGGVPTQEAFSQDRRFDEVDLDRAKGVIRNAEHAYSRDGGLAVLFGNLAEDGCIVKTAGVDESILKFSGPARIFESQDASVDAILTNKVKAGDVVLIRYEGPRGGPGMQEMLYPTSYLKSKGLGKACALITDGRFSGGSSGLSIGHVSPEAAEGGLIGLVEEGDIIEFDIPNRKVNLRVDDAELKRRRAAMEAKGKAAWKPAAPRKRAVSTALKAYAAFASSAAKGAVRILPEE; translated from the coding sequence ATGCCCGCCTATCGCTCCCGCACAACCACCCACGGCCGCAACATGGCGGGTGCTCGCGGCCTCTGGCGCGCCACCGGCATGAAGAACGAGGATTTCGGCAAGCCGATCATCGCGGTGGTCAATTCCTTCACCCAGTTCGTGCCGGGACACGTCCATCTGCAGAATCTCGGCCAGCTCGTCGCGCGCGAGATCGAGAAGGCCGGCGGCGTCGCCAAGGAGTTCAACACCATCGCGGTCGATGACGGCATTGCGATGGGCCATGACGGCATGCTCTACAGCCTGCCCTCGCGCGAGCTGATCGCCGACAGCGTCGAATACATGGTCAACGCGCATTGCGCCGACGCGATGGTCTGCATCTCGAACTGCGACAAGATCACGCCCGGCATGCTGATGGCGACGCTGCGCCTCAACATCCCGACCGTGTTCGTCTCGGGCGGCCCGATGGAGTCGGGCAAGATCCTGCTCAAGGGCAAGAAGCGCGCGGTCGACCTGATCGACGCGATGGTGGCGGCCGCCGACTCCAACGTGTCGGACGAAGAGGTCGAGGTGATCGAGCGCTCGGCCTGCCCGACCTGCGGCTCCTGCTCCGGCATGTTCACCGCGAACTCGATGAACTGCCTGACCGAGGCGCTCGGCCTCGCGCTGCCCGGCAACGGCTCGGTGCTGGCGACCCATGCCGACCGCAAGAGCCTGTTCGTCGAGGCCGGCCATCTGATCGTCGATCTCGCCCGCCGCTATTACGAGCAGGACGATGCCAAGGTGCTGCCGCGCAATATCGCGAACTTCAAGTCGTTCGAGAACGCGATGACGCTCGACATCGCGATGGGCGGCTCGACCAACACCGTGCTGCATCTGCTCGCCGCCGCGCGCGAGGGCGAGGTGCCGTTCACGATGACCGACATCGATCGTCTGTCGCGCAAGGTGCCGGTGCTGTGCAAGGTCGCACCCTCGGTGCAGGACGTCCACATGGAGGACGTGCATCACGCCGGCGGCATCATGGCGATCCTCGGCGAGCTCGACCGCGCCAGGCTGCTCACCACCGACGGCCCGACCGTGCATGCCGCGACGCTCGACGACGCGCTGAACCGCTGGGACGTGGTGCGAACCAGCAGCGACAAGGTGCGCAATTTCTACCGCGCCGCGCCGGGCGGCGTGCCGACCCAGGAAGCCTTCAGCCAGGACCGCCGCTTCGACGAGGTCGATCTGGACCGCGCCAAGGGTGTCATCCGCAACGCCGAGCACGCCTATTCCAGGGATGGCGGTCTCGCCGTGCTGTTCGGCAATCTGGCGGAAGATGGCTGCATCGTGAAGACCGCCGGCGTCGACGAGAGCATCCTGAAGTTCTCCGGTCCGGCCCGCATCTTCGAGAGCCAGGACGCGTCGGTCGACGCCATCCTCACCAACAAGGTCAAGGCCGGCGATGTCGTGCTGATCCGCTATGAGGGGCCGCGCGGCGGCCCGGGCATGCAGGAGATGCTCTATCCGACCAGCTATCTGAAGTCGAAGGGACTCGGAAAGGCCTGCGCGCTGATCACCGACGGCCGCTTCTCCGGCGGATCGTCGGGCTTGTCGATCGGCCACGTCTCGCCGGAAGCCGCCGAGGGCGGCCTGATCGGCCTGGTCGAGGAAGGCGACATCATCGAGTTCGACATTCCGAACCGCAAGGTCAATCTCAGGGTCGACGACGCCGAGCTGAAGCGCCGCCGCGCAGCGATGGAAGCCAAGGGCAAAGCTGCGTGGAAGCCGGCCGCACCGCGCAAGCGCGCCGTCTCGACCGCGCTGAAGGCCTATGCGGCGTTCGCGAGCAGCGCGGCCAAGGGTGCCGTGCGGATCCTGCCGGAAGAATAA